The genomic stretch CGGCTGATCGGGTCGACGTAGATGTCGGCGGGCGGGGTGGCCTCGATCAGCGCTGGGACGAGGGGGTGCCAGTCGGCCATCAGCGACAGCATCTGCCGGCGCGCCTCCTCCGGGCCGGGCGGCGTGCCGTGCAGATCGGAGTCGGTGAACCAGTACAGGCGGTCCTCGCCAACGGGGAACAGGCCGAACATCGCCCCGCTGCGGCGGTCGACCAACTGGCTGGCGAGCAGGTCTGTTGCCACGCCGGGAGGGCGGGGCAACATGCCGCGCAGGTCCATCCGACCGGTCCGCCGCAGCCCGGGGTGGCCGGGGAAAAGCTGTTCGCGCAGCTTGCTGCCGATACCGTCGGCCGCGATCACGGCGTCCGCTCTCGCGACGGGGTTGCCGTCGCTGATCACGGTGACCCCAGTAGGGTCGGGCTCCAGGCGCTCGACCGGGGTCGCGGTCCGGACCAGGTGGGAGGGCAGCGGGGTGCGTAGCGCGCGGTGCAGTTCCGGTCGGTCGATCATGGCGGGCGTCCCGACCTCCTGCTGCGCTTCGACCAAGTCGGTGACCAGCAGCGGCCGTCCGCGCCAGTCCCGCAATCCCCCGCGGGTCGCATGCATGACGTGCCCGCGAACGTCTTCGGCCAGCCCCAGCGCGTCCAGCGCGCGAAGCCCGTTGGGCATGACCACGATCCCCGTGCCGGCTTCCCTGAGCTCGGCGCCCCGTTCGAAGAGCGTCACCTCATGCCCCAGGCGATGCAGCCCCACCGCGGCCGCCACGCCTCCGAGCCCGGCACCGACCACCACGATCCTCATGAGACCTCCTCGCTGATTCACTACGATCGTACTAGTACGGCTATTGGTAGCATGACCGCATGCCGCCCACCAATCCGGCCCGTCGCCGAGCCCTGACCGATGCCGCCATCGAGCTGCTGGCGTCCTCAGGCGTGCATGGGCTGACCCACCGCGCGGTGGAGAAGCAAGCGGACCTTCCGCCGGGAACGGCCTCGAACTATTTCCGCAGCCGGGAAGCGCTGCTGGTGGCCGCCGCGGAGCGCATCGCCGAGTTGCATCACGCCGACACCGACCGGGCCGTCGAGCAGCCCTCGACGCTGGTCGACCTGCTGACGGAATCGCTGCTCACCGCGGCGACCACCCTGCGCAACCGCTATCTGGCGATCTTCGAACTGCAACTGGAGGCCGCGCGCCGGCCGGTGCTCGCCTCGGTGCTCGCGGGCCTGCAGGACACGGCGTTGCACGTCACCGCTGGGCACCACGACAAACTCGGCCTCACCATCCCAGGCGAGAAGATCCCGGCCATGATCGCGCTCTATGGGGGTGCGCTTTTCACTCTGGTCAGCGCGCCGCCAGGGAGCGTCAGCAGGGACGTTGTCCGGAATGTGGTTCAGGTCATCGTGTACGGCTGTGGCGAAGACGTTCAGCGGCGGCCTTGACCCGGCTGCCGTGCCGGGGCTGCCGAACCGGCGCCTCTACCTGCCCGAACACTCCTGAATCGGCGATCCCGGCCGCTGCCGGGCGCCCTCATCCGGCACCGCCCCGCCGGCAGGACCCGACCGCTTGCCCCCGTGTATGGCCCGCGAACAGTCATAGCGGCAGTGATTCCCAGCGGGACTCTGCGAGAGCCGGGAGGCCGGCGGGTCGGTGGTGTGGGGTGCCATCTTCTGGGCGACGGCCTGGCTCAGGGGCGGTGCTCGGCGATGCGGGCGAAGGCGGTGATGTCGAGCTGTTCGCCGCGGGCCGATGGGTCCACGCCGGCCGCCCTGAGGACGTTCTCCGCCTCGGCCGGACTGCCCGCCCACGACGCCAAAGCCGCGCGCAGGGTCTTGCGGCGCTGGGCGAACGCGGCATCGATCACGGAGAAGACCTCCTCGCGCGAAGCCGTCGTGGCAGGCGGTTCGCGGCGAATGAGGGAGACGAGGCCCGAGTCGACGTTGGGGACGGGCCAGAAGACGGTACGGCCGACGGGGCCGGCCCGGCGTACGTCCGCGTACCAGGCGGCCTTGACCGACGGCACCCCGTACACCTTGGATCCCGGTCCGGCGGCGAGGCGGTCGGCCACCTCGGACTGCACCATCACCAGGCCCTTGCGCAGGGACGGGAGCACCTCCAGGAGATGGAGCACCACGGGGACGGCCACGTTGTACGGGAGGTTGGCGACCAGGGCCGTGGGGACGTGACCGGCCAGGTCGTCAGGCGAGATCTTCATGGCGTCGGCGTTGACGACCGTGAGATTGTCGGACGGGCCGCGGTCGGCGACCGTGATGGGGAGTTGGGTGGCGAGGACCGGGTCGATCTCGACGGCCACCACGTGCGCGGCCGACGGCAGCAGGGCAAGGGTGAGCGAGCCGAGCCCCGGCCCGACCTCGATGACCACGTCGTCCGGTGACAATTCGGCAACACGGACGATGCGCCGGACCGTTCCGGCGTCGATCACGAAGTTCTGGCCTAGCTTTTTTGTGGGACGAAGATCTAGCTTGTTCGCCAAAATACGTATTTCTGCAGGGCCCAACAGCCTCATCATCCAATCAGTCTCCCGCATCGAAGAACCTGCGATGGCGGATGGGGAGACCAAAGGAGAGGATGGCGTGGAACAGGAAGGGACGTCCCTCATGGAGCCAACGGGCGCCGCGCCGCTCCGCCCGACGGACTTGCGGGAGATCGGGCCGTACCGCCTGCTGGGGCGGCTCGGCGAAGGCGGCATGGGGACTGTCTTCCTCGCACGTGCGCCGACGGGGCGCTTTGTCGCGCTCAAGGTCGTGAAGGCGGAGTTCGCCAACCAGGAGGGGTTCGCGGCCAGGTTCCATGGGGAGGTCGAGAACGCTCGCCGGGTGGCGTCGTTCTGCACCGCTCAGGTGCTGGACAACGGCAACACCGGCGACGGCCGGCCGTACATGGTGACCGAGTACATCGCGGGCACCCCGCTGTCCGATCAGATCGCGAAATATGGGGCTCTGGACCCGGGACCGCTCCATGGCGTCGCGCTGGGGGTCGCGGCGGCGCTGGCCGCGATCCACGTGGCGGGTCTGGTGCACCGGGATCTCAAACCCGCCAACGTGATTCTCTCGCTGTCGGGGCCGCGGGTGATCGACTTCGGCATCGCCAGGGCGCTCGACAGGGAGACGGGGTTCACGCTTTCCGGTGAGTTACTGGGCAGTCCAGGGTGGTGGGCGCCCGAGCAGGTACGCGGGGAGATGGTCAGCCCGGCGGCCGACATCTTCGCATGGGGCTGTCTGGTGGCGTACGCGGGCAACGGGCGGCATCCGTTCGGGCGCGGTGACCCCATCACGATGGCCCACCGTGTGCTGAACACCTCCCCGGAGCTGGGTGCGCTGCCCGCGCCGCTGAACGAGCTGGCACGACAGGCCACCTCGATGGATCCCGCCTCGCGTCCGACCGCGCAGGATCTGCTGATCGCGCTGGTGGGAGGCAATACGCCGCCGCCGTCGGTCAATCCGCCGACCCTGGTCGCGACCGAGATGCTCAGCGACTGGCAGCCGCCGCAGAACGTGGTGAACGAGCCTGACGTCACGGCGACGTTCACGACTCCGCCGCCGAGCGACACCATGGGGAAGTCGGCGCAGCCCAGCGGGCCCGACGTCGCCCCTGGCGCGGTCGGCGGGCCAGGTGTGGCAGTGCCCGGCGGGCCGCCGCCCGGTGCGGCGCCCGGTGCGGCGCGGCCGGATGCGGCGTCGTTCGAGGAGTTGGCGCGCAGGGAGGAGCAAGCGGCCAAGGAGGAGCTGGCCCGCTGGCCCGCCCAGGGTCGAGCCCAGAATGGAGCGCCCGGCCAGCAGCCGGGGGCGCACGGGCGAGGGGCGCAGGCGGCGGCGTCGCAGCCCAGACCGCAGGAGCCGCGGGGGTCGTTGCCCGGGCGACCGGCCACCGATACCCAGCCGGGCGACCGGTCGACCCGCATCACGCCGGAGCTGCTCCCGAGCGAGCCGGACACCCTGGGAGGCACGAGGACCTCGGGCACCCGGTGGCTCATCGCCGCCGCGGCGGCCGTGCTGGCCATCGTCGTCACCGTGGCCGTCCTGATCGTCACATCCGGCCGGAACACGGTCACCACCGCCGGCAACCCGTCCCAGGGCGCCACGGCGACGGCGAGCCCCAACGACGTGGGCCGGAGGTTCCCGCTGGGGGACAACTTCGACGACCCGATCGCGATCGTGGCGGCCGCACCTGAGTGCGGCCTGAAGGAGTACGAGGGCAAGACCGCGACGCAGGGCCAGCTCTGCGTGATCCGCTGGACGATGCTCAACCCGGGCGGCGAGCGCAAGGTGCTGATCCAGCCCGTGGTCACCATGGTCGACGACCGCGGCGGCGAGCACGACCCTGCCGCCGTCACGCTGCCCCCGGCCCTCCTGCCGGGCGCCCGCGTGGACAGCGCCTTCGTGTTCGACCTGGCCAATTACCGCAAGCCCGTGAAGCTGACGGCGACCATGCTCGAGAACGGCAAGCAGATCGAGGTGGCGCTGTGAGGTTCCGGGAGGCGCTCATTGCGCTGGTGCTCGCGGTCGGCTTGACGCCGGCCACCGCCGCCGCTCCGGCCGCCGCGGCTGCCTGCGCCGGGGCCGCCGATTTCGACGGTGACGGCGTCGACGACGTGGTGGTGGGTGACCCGTTCGCGGACGAGCAGAAGGGTGCCGTGCACGTCGTGTCCGGCGGCAAGGTCGTCCCGGTCGCCGTGCCCGGCCTGATCAGGGGCGACGCCTTCGGCTGGGCGGTACGCCTGGCCAAGGTCGACGGCGACGCGTGCGCCGACGTGGTGGTCGGCGTCCCGTACGCGGACGTGGACGGCGTCGAGGACGCCGGGGCCGCGTACGTGGTCTACGGCGGCGGCGCAAAGCCTCCGCAGCGCCTGACGGCCGCGCAGCCGCAGCGGTTCGCGCACTTCGGCTGGTCGCTGGCGGCCCGAGGCGACCTGGTGGCCATCGGCGCACCGTACGAGGACGAGGGACGGCTCATCGACGTGGGCGCGATCTATGTGCGCAGGGGCCCGGGCGAGCTGCGCAGGATCAGCCAGGAGAGCGTCGACGTGCGCGGCAACAGCGAGGTGGGCGACCAGTTCGGCTGGTCGATGGCGTTCGGGCCGAAGAACGCGCTGCTCGTCGGCGTGCCGTACGAGAACGACGACGGCGCGGGCCGTCAGATCGAGGCGGGCAAGATCGACTCGGGCTCGGCCGTGTTCATCGACGACGTGTTCGCACCCCAGATCACCAGCCTGAAGCTGGACTCGCCGACCAACGCCTCCGGTGACAGGTACGGCTACGCGGTGGCGTACTCCGAAGGCTCCGGCTACGCGATCAGCTCCCCTGGACCCGGCTCCGTGCAACTGCTCGATCCCGCCAGGAAGCCCATCAGGACGGTGACGCAGGGTGGCAGGCAGGCGTTCGGGTTCTCGCTGGCCGCCTCGGCGGATGGCCGGCTGGCCATCGGCGCCCCGTACGGCGGCGGCGTGCGCATCGTGTCGTGGAAGGGCACCGCCGAGGACCGGAAGCTGCAGACCGGCGACGGGTTGTTCGGCTGGTCGGTGGCCTTCAGCGGCAACAAGCTGTTCGTGGGACAGCCGGACGCGCAACCGTACGGGAAGGTCGCGGTGGCCGGGCGGAACGCCGAGAGCCTTGAGCCGCTCCAGCCGCAGAGGGGGGCCGACTTCGGGGTGAGCGTGGCGGGGTAGCGGCGTCAGGTGAGCAGGCGGTCGCCGCAGCTCGGCCATGGCCCCCGCCATTTGCCCTCCACCTGCTGATAGAGAAGCTGGGCCCGGTAGGTCTGCTCCTCCACCGGCCAGGCGGTCGGCAGGCCCATGCCGTCGACCGCCTTCCACACGGGCAGGCTGAACTGGTACATGCCGTAGTACGGCCCGTCCGGGTTGTAGGCGAGTGGGTCACCGCCCGACAGACATGTGGCCAGCGCCGCCCAGTTCAGCCTCAGGACGTCCGGCTGGATCGGCGTGGTTCGGAGCGGGGTGACCGTGATGACCGTGCCGTCCTTGGGGAAGCTGCCGAGCGGCGGGCTCACCGCGTAACCGTCGTTCGGGGTGATGCGATTCCTGCGGAGCACCTCGCGTACCGTGCGGGCGGTGGTGCTGGAGGCGACGCGGGTGGCGCCGGCGACCACGTACACCTTGCGCCTGGTGTAGACGGTCAGCGACATCCCCGACAGCGGCACCGCCTCGTCGCGGGGCGCGGAGATCTTGCCGGCCGCCGGGGAGATGTCGAGCTCGGCGAGCGCGTCGCCGACGTTCGTGCTGGTGACCAGGTGTTTGGTGGTGCGGCCGTCCAGGGTCAGAACCAGGGGGCGGGCGCGGCGCACCTCGATCCTGGATCCGTCGGCGACCTCGTCCTCCGTGCCAGGGCGTACGACGTCGCCGGAGCTCAGCTGGACGCCGGCCTCGTCGAGCACGTCGCGGACGGAGCCGGCGAAGCCGCGGACCGCCATCGGCCGCCCGTCGACGACCACGGTCACGTCCTTGGCCAGGTACGACACCGCCACGAGGGTCCCCACGGCCAGGGCGCCCGCCAGGCACACCACCGGCGTCCACGGGGAACGCCACGGGATCGGCGGACGTGGCGCACGCCTCCTGCCTCGCACGGACCACCTCCGATAAGTGACCGCCCGAACGCTAACCGTGACCGTACGCCGGCATCCGCGGTTTCACCGAAACATGGGTCACCACGCGCCGAAGACCGTGACTCCGTTGGCGTTGATCGCC from Nonomuraea polychroma encodes the following:
- a CDS encoding FAD-dependent oxidoreductase; this encodes MRIVVVGAGLGGVAAAVGLHRLGHEVTLFERGAELREAGTGIVVMPNGLRALDALGLAEDVRGHVMHATRGGLRDWRGRPLLVTDLVEAQQEVGTPAMIDRPELHRALRTPLPSHLVRTATPVERLEPDPTGVTVISDGNPVARADAVIAADGIGSKLREQLFPGHPGLRRTGRMDLRGMLPRPPGVATDLLASQLVDRRSGAMFGLFPVGEDRLYWFTDSDLHGTPPGPEEARRQMLSLMADWHPLVPALIEATPPADIYVDPISRLAEPLPSFAAGRIALLGDAAHAMSPDLGQGASQAFEDAAALSRHLIGAEPADIVQRLLRYDAERRPSANRMMRAAARQSRLTSQTGIAAWLRDTLLRAIPSRLATRQLAALWRA
- a CDS encoding TetR/AcrR family transcriptional regulator — protein: MPPTNPARRRALTDAAIELLASSGVHGLTHRAVEKQADLPPGTASNYFRSREALLVAAAERIAELHHADTDRAVEQPSTLVDLLTESLLTAATTLRNRYLAIFELQLEAARRPVLASVLAGLQDTALHVTAGHHDKLGLTIPGEKIPAMIALYGGALFTLVSAPPGSVSRDVVRNVVQVIVYGCGEDVQRRP
- the rsmA gene encoding 16S rRNA (adenine(1518)-N(6)/adenine(1519)-N(6))-dimethyltransferase RsmA codes for the protein MRETDWMMRLLGPAEIRILANKLDLRPTKKLGQNFVIDAGTVRRIVRVAELSPDDVVIEVGPGLGSLTLALLPSAAHVVAVEIDPVLATQLPITVADRGPSDNLTVVNADAMKISPDDLAGHVPTALVANLPYNVAVPVVLHLLEVLPSLRKGLVMVQSEVADRLAAGPGSKVYGVPSVKAAWYADVRRAGPVGRTVFWPVPNVDSGLVSLIRREPPATTASREEVFSVIDAAFAQRRKTLRAALASWAGSPAEAENVLRAAGVDPSARGEQLDITAFARIAEHRP
- a CDS encoding serine/threonine-protein kinase, whose translation is MEQEGTSLMEPTGAAPLRPTDLREIGPYRLLGRLGEGGMGTVFLARAPTGRFVALKVVKAEFANQEGFAARFHGEVENARRVASFCTAQVLDNGNTGDGRPYMVTEYIAGTPLSDQIAKYGALDPGPLHGVALGVAAALAAIHVAGLVHRDLKPANVILSLSGPRVIDFGIARALDRETGFTLSGELLGSPGWWAPEQVRGEMVSPAADIFAWGCLVAYAGNGRHPFGRGDPITMAHRVLNTSPELGALPAPLNELARQATSMDPASRPTAQDLLIALVGGNTPPPSVNPPTLVATEMLSDWQPPQNVVNEPDVTATFTTPPPSDTMGKSAQPSGPDVAPGAVGGPGVAVPGGPPPGAAPGAARPDAASFEELARREEQAAKEELARWPAQGRAQNGAPGQQPGAHGRGAQAAASQPRPQEPRGSLPGRPATDTQPGDRSTRITPELLPSEPDTLGGTRTSGTRWLIAAAAAVLAIVVTVAVLIVTSGRNTVTTAGNPSQGATATASPNDVGRRFPLGDNFDDPIAIVAAAPECGLKEYEGKTATQGQLCVIRWTMLNPGGERKVLIQPVVTMVDDRGGEHDPAAVTLPPALLPGARVDSAFVFDLANYRKPVKLTATMLENGKQIEVAL
- a CDS encoding FG-GAP repeat protein, producing MRFREALIALVLAVGLTPATAAAPAAAAACAGAADFDGDGVDDVVVGDPFADEQKGAVHVVSGGKVVPVAVPGLIRGDAFGWAVRLAKVDGDACADVVVGVPYADVDGVEDAGAAYVVYGGGAKPPQRLTAAQPQRFAHFGWSLAARGDLVAIGAPYEDEGRLIDVGAIYVRRGPGELRRISQESVDVRGNSEVGDQFGWSMAFGPKNALLVGVPYENDDGAGRQIEAGKIDSGSAVFIDDVFAPQITSLKLDSPTNASGDRYGYAVAYSEGSGYAISSPGPGSVQLLDPARKPIRTVTQGGRQAFGFSLAASADGRLAIGAPYGGGVRIVSWKGTAEDRKLQTGDGLFGWSVAFSGNKLFVGQPDAQPYGKVAVAGRNAESLEPLQPQRGADFGVSVAG
- a CDS encoding resuscitation-promoting factor, which translates into the protein MRGRRRAPRPPIPWRSPWTPVVCLAGALAVGTLVAVSYLAKDVTVVVDGRPMAVRGFAGSVRDVLDEAGVQLSSGDVVRPGTEDEVADGSRIEVRRARPLVLTLDGRTTKHLVTSTNVGDALAELDISPAAGKISAPRDEAVPLSGMSLTVYTRRKVYVVAGATRVASSTTARTVREVLRRNRITPNDGYAVSPPLGSFPKDGTVITVTPLRTTPIQPDVLRLNWAALATCLSGGDPLAYNPDGPYYGMYQFSLPVWKAVDGMGLPTAWPVEEQTYRAQLLYQQVEGKWRGPWPSCGDRLLT